The proteins below come from a single Afipia felis ATCC 53690 genomic window:
- a CDS encoding BufA1 family periplasmic bufferin-type metallophore, which yields MKVNHSTSTLVASAFALALGGLAAAPAMAQSSGMMTKEQMMQKQDMTKKSVMSGKMEMCYGVALKGQNDCYAGAGTTCAGTSTANYQGNAFKLEPKGTCTSIKTPNGVGSLTPKA from the coding sequence ATGAAGGTCAATCATTCGACGTCCACGCTCGTGGCGAGCGCTTTCGCCCTTGCTCTGGGTGGTCTCGCTGCGGCGCCCGCGATGGCGCAGAGCTCCGGCATGATGACCAAGGAGCAGATGATGCAGAAGCAGGATATGACCAAGAAGTCGGTCATGTCCGGCAAGATGGAGATGTGCTACGGCGTCGCCCTGAAGGGCCAGAACGACTGTTACGCCGGGGCCGGCACGACCTGCGCCGGCACAAGCACCGCCAACTACCAGGGCAACGCCTTCAAACTGGAGCCGAAGGGGACCTGCACCTCGATCAAGACGCCGAATGGCGTGGGCAGCCTCACCCCGAAGGCCTGA
- a CDS encoding TlpA disulfide reductase family protein encodes MMWTRPFLLIATLVLVSAAAMISSANARPESLNPPTLRNGISQFILEEPLKPAPLMRLRGLDGRMLSMEKFYGKVVLLNFWASWCAPCVEEMPSLEALAASLPPDRFVVVAVSLDGGDGRQVQSFINRHNLRHLTVVLDPDHEFGALTSEGKPEPVMPVYGYPTTYVLDKRGLVTGFLVGPTTWDSPLARSFIDYFINLK; translated from the coding sequence ATGATGTGGACGCGCCCGTTCCTGCTCATTGCAACACTGGTTCTCGTTTCTGCGGCGGCAATGATCTCTAGCGCGAATGCACGCCCCGAATCGCTCAATCCGCCAACGCTGCGCAACGGAATAAGCCAGTTCATTTTAGAGGAACCGCTGAAACCTGCGCCGCTCATGCGACTCCGCGGCCTCGACGGCCGCATGCTGAGCATGGAAAAGTTCTACGGAAAGGTCGTCCTTCTTAATTTCTGGGCCAGTTGGTGTGCTCCTTGTGTGGAGGAAATGCCGTCTCTCGAGGCGCTTGCGGCCAGTCTTCCTCCCGACCGCTTTGTCGTCGTCGCGGTCTCACTTGACGGCGGCGATGGACGGCAGGTGCAGTCGTTCATCAATCGACACAATCTTCGGCACCTGACCGTGGTGCTTGATCCCGACCACGAGTTCGGTGCGCTGACCAGTGAGGGGAAGCCGGAACCGGTTATGCCCGTCTATGGATATCCAACCACCTACGTCTTGGACAAGCGGGGCTTGGTCACAGGGTTTCTGGTTGGTCCCACGACGTGGGACTCTCCACTCGCACGTTCGTTCATCGACTATTTCATCAATCTAAAGTGA
- the trbG gene encoding P-type conjugative transfer protein TrbG codes for MTPPISKEAGGPASRFSANPQSRRGANAAFRKAGLMSLLMSVTALGGCANNFVPPDINYDSAAPAKLTVDPPAPIRIVELPKPLPLPGQLKPIEGGKPTPEAADPTVRVNQANAAARIQPVRNGFINAVQVYPFSGGALYQVYTAPGEITDIALQDGEQLVGSGPVAAGDTVRWIIGDTGSGAGATKKVHILVKPTRPQLLTNLVINTDRRTYLLELRSTEKTYMASVSWQYPEDQLIALRRQNQEAAAAAPIAAGVDLASINFRYAIQGDNPAWRPLRAFDDGKKVYIEFPSGIAQGEMPPLFVIGPAGGSELVNYRVNRNYYIVDRLFAAAELRLGDKDSERRVRIVRTDGRPRS; via the coding sequence ATGACCCCGCCGATTTCTAAGGAGGCCGGCGGTCCGGCTTCACGTTTCTCCGCCAATCCGCAAAGCCGGAGGGGAGCAAATGCGGCTTTCCGTAAGGCCGGCCTCATGTCTTTGCTGATGTCCGTCACCGCGCTTGGCGGTTGTGCGAACAATTTCGTTCCGCCCGACATCAATTACGACAGCGCCGCGCCAGCCAAGCTCACCGTCGATCCACCGGCGCCCATCAGGATCGTCGAGCTTCCCAAGCCACTTCCGCTACCCGGACAATTGAAGCCGATCGAAGGTGGAAAGCCGACACCGGAAGCCGCTGACCCGACTGTGCGTGTCAACCAAGCCAATGCCGCGGCGCGAATCCAGCCGGTGCGCAACGGCTTCATCAACGCGGTTCAGGTCTATCCCTTCTCCGGCGGAGCGCTCTATCAAGTCTATACGGCGCCCGGCGAGATCACCGATATTGCACTGCAGGACGGCGAGCAGCTCGTCGGCTCCGGCCCCGTGGCAGCCGGCGACACCGTGCGGTGGATCATCGGCGATACCGGGAGTGGCGCGGGCGCGACCAAGAAGGTCCACATCCTAGTCAAGCCGACGAGACCGCAGCTGCTCACCAATCTGGTGATCAACACGGATCGGCGGACCTATCTCCTTGAGCTGCGCTCGACGGAGAAGACCTATATGGCCTCAGTCTCCTGGCAGTATCCCGAAGACCAGCTCATCGCGCTTCGGCGGCAGAACCAGGAGGCCGCCGCCGCGGCACCGATCGCGGCCGGCGTCGATCTCGCCTCGATCAACTTCCGTTACGCGATCCAGGGCGACAACCCGGCCTGGCGGCCGCTGCGCGCCTTCGACGACGGGAAGAAGGTCTATATCGAATTCCCGAGCGGCATTGCCCAGGGCGAGATGCCGCCGCTGTTCGTCATCGGTCCGGCCGGCGGCTCCGAGCTGGTGAACTACCGGGTGAACCGCAACTACTACATCGTTGACCGCCTGTTCGCCGCCGCCGAATTGCGTCTCGGCGACAAGGATAGCGAGCGGCGCGTCCGCATCGTCCGCACCGACGGAAGGCCGCGGTCATGA
- a CDS encoding LysR family transcriptional regulator, translating into MPIELQDLRWAIIATQHRSLRQAAEALNIRQSTLSRRLRGLESMLGVQLFQRTNGGTRPTTEGLEFLDAARRIIGEAETITARLKSRSRGESGRLTIGIHASLSAGNLRATLIEYRKRFPDVETHLVDGSSDQLIADLASSAVDIAFVAEGHARWEGRSLPVWSERVVVALPEDHPLSRRETIHWADLKAEVLLVPLRGPGPEFIKLLANKLGCQDAGRLNHHEVALDRLLTMVGAGWGILVALEGATGATYPGVTFREVHESDGPTRLNFWAYWRKTNSNPSLRPFLDMVRERYPDLSSDSDPS; encoded by the coding sequence ATGCCCATAGAACTGCAAGATCTCAGATGGGCCATCATCGCGACGCAGCACCGGAGTCTGCGTCAGGCAGCGGAAGCACTCAACATCCGTCAATCCACGCTTAGCCGCCGCTTGCGCGGTTTGGAGTCCATGCTTGGTGTCCAACTCTTCCAACGAACGAACGGCGGCACTCGGCCGACAACTGAAGGCTTGGAGTTCCTAGACGCCGCGCGCCGGATAATTGGTGAGGCAGAAACAATCACGGCTCGCCTCAAAAGCCGCTCCCGGGGCGAGAGTGGACGCCTGACGATCGGCATCCATGCTTCTCTTTCGGCCGGCAATTTGCGCGCCACGCTCATCGAATATCGCAAGCGCTTTCCGGATGTAGAAACGCACTTGGTCGATGGATCGAGCGACCAGTTGATAGCTGATCTCGCGAGTTCAGCGGTTGACATTGCATTCGTTGCAGAAGGCCATGCCCGATGGGAGGGAAGGTCATTGCCGGTTTGGAGCGAACGGGTCGTGGTTGCGCTTCCGGAGGATCACCCGCTCAGCCGCCGAGAGACGATTCACTGGGCCGACCTGAAAGCCGAGGTTCTGCTGGTGCCGTTGCGTGGGCCTGGTCCGGAATTCATCAAACTTCTCGCTAACAAACTCGGATGCCAAGACGCCGGTCGACTGAACCACCACGAAGTTGCGCTGGACCGGCTTCTGACAATGGTCGGCGCTGGTTGGGGTATCTTGGTTGCGTTAGAGGGCGCAACGGGCGCGACATATCCCGGCGTCACCTTTCGGGAAGTCCACGAGAGCGATGGGCCAACACGTTTGAACTTTTGGGCGTACTGGCGGAAGACGAATAGCAACCCCTCTCTCCGCCCGTTTCTCGACATGGTCCGCGAACGTTATCCAGATCTATCGAGCGATTCTGATCCAAGTTAA
- a CDS encoding TrbI/VirB10 family protein, with amino-acid sequence MTAEGPEEQPPSPTPVVPPDLRLRGERPRVTRLSRRVLIGLGAVSALAVAGALGYALQTRHAAQSGQELLSTQSRPSAEGLARLPKDYTGLPRQAPPLGPPLPGDLGKPILNAGAAPNTVASATTPDPEAQRRAQEIEAARLSRLFAQTSQQPRPVGLAAPAATGTTAGPPPTPPVEAGAAQNMQDRKTAFLNASTDKRTDRLDAKASPYIVQAGTVIPAALITGIRSDLPGQITAQVTEAVYDSPTGKYLLIPQGAKLIGQYDSSVAFGQSRVLLIWTRIIMPDGNSIVLERQPGADTQGYAGLEDEVDNHWGMLFKAAVLSTLLSVGAEAGTSQNENNLVQAIRSGASNSISQTGQQIVQRQLNIQPTLTIRPGFPVRVIVTRDLVLAPYAQGGTP; translated from the coding sequence ATGACGGCGGAAGGCCCTGAAGAACAACCGCCGTCGCCAACGCCCGTCGTACCGCCTGACCTGCGGCTTCGGGGCGAACGGCCACGCGTCACGCGCTTGTCGCGCAGGGTGCTGATTGGTCTGGGCGCCGTTTCGGCGCTCGCCGTCGCGGGCGCGCTCGGCTACGCGCTCCAGACTCGCCACGCGGCGCAGAGCGGCCAAGAGCTACTCTCAACGCAGAGCCGTCCCTCGGCTGAAGGCCTGGCAAGACTCCCAAAAGACTATACCGGCCTGCCGCGGCAGGCTCCGCCGCTTGGGCCGCCACTGCCCGGCGATCTCGGCAAGCCGATCCTCAATGCCGGTGCTGCGCCGAACACCGTCGCTTCCGCAACGACGCCCGATCCGGAAGCGCAGCGCCGAGCGCAAGAGATCGAGGCGGCGCGGCTCAGCCGTCTCTTCGCCCAGACCAGTCAGCAGCCTCGGCCGGTCGGGCTCGCCGCGCCGGCTGCAACGGGGACCACGGCGGGCCCGCCGCCCACACCGCCGGTCGAAGCCGGCGCCGCGCAGAACATGCAGGACCGCAAGACGGCCTTCCTCAACGCTTCGACGGACAAGCGCACGGACCGGCTCGACGCCAAGGCCTCGCCTTACATCGTGCAGGCCGGCACTGTGATCCCTGCCGCGCTCATCACGGGCATTCGTTCCGATCTGCCCGGCCAGATCACCGCGCAGGTGACCGAGGCGGTCTACGACAGCCCGACCGGCAAATATCTTCTGATCCCGCAGGGCGCAAAGCTGATCGGCCAATACGATAGCTCCGTCGCCTTTGGCCAGAGCCGAGTTCTCTTGATCTGGACCCGCATAATTATGCCGGATGGCAACTCGATCGTGCTGGAACGCCAGCCCGGCGCCGACACGCAGGGCTATGCTGGCCTCGAGGACGAGGTCGACAACCATTGGGGCATGCTGTTCAAGGCTGCCGTCCTCTCGACCCTGCTCAGCGTGGGTGCCGAAGCGGGCACGAGCCAGAATGAGAACAACCTTGTTCAGGCGATCCGCAGCGGCGCCTCCAACAGCATTAGCCAGACCGGCCAGCAGATCGTCCAACGCCAGCTCAACATCCAGCCAACTCTCACGATCCGGCCGGGCTTCCCCGTCCGCGTCATTGTAACGCGCGATCTGGTGCTGGCCCCGTATGCGCAGGGAGGAACGCCGTGA
- the bufB gene encoding MNIO family bufferin maturase, whose amino-acid sequence MSTELCPADKTAIPRRAGVGLKAEHYQRILSETPDVGFFEVHAENYMGAGGPPHRYLTRIRERYPLSLHGVGLSIGGTRPLDREHLTRLADLIRRYRPGLFSEHLAWSTHDTGFLNDLLPAPYTTETLVRVSDHIDEVQTALGRQMLLENPSTYVWFEESTWGETEFISEVVRRTGCGLLLDVNNVHVSCTNQLWDAERYIADFPLAHVREIHLAGHTREIDDKGRPLLIDTHDKLVDELVWNLFRRVITRTGPIPTLIEWDANIPPWRELAAEAAMADVLMGALETKEVRRAAIG is encoded by the coding sequence ATGTCGACAGAACTCTGTCCGGCGGATAAGACCGCCATACCCCGGCGCGCCGGCGTCGGCCTGAAGGCGGAGCACTATCAGCGCATTCTCTCCGAGACGCCCGATGTCGGGTTTTTCGAGGTTCACGCCGAGAACTACATGGGGGCCGGCGGCCCGCCTCATCGGTATTTGACGCGCATTCGCGAACGGTATCCCCTGTCGCTGCATGGAGTTGGGTTGTCGATCGGTGGCACGCGGCCGCTCGATCGAGAACACCTGACCAGGCTCGCCGACCTCATCCGTCGATACCGGCCGGGACTGTTCTCCGAACATCTCGCCTGGTCGACGCACGATACTGGCTTTTTGAACGACCTGTTGCCGGCCCCCTATACCACCGAGACGCTCGTGCGCGTCTCGGACCATATCGATGAGGTGCAGACGGCGCTCGGCCGCCAGATGTTGCTTGAGAATCCGTCGACATATGTTTGGTTCGAGGAGAGCACGTGGGGGGAAACCGAATTCATCAGCGAGGTTGTGCGGAGAACCGGCTGCGGCTTGTTGCTGGATGTCAACAATGTGCATGTCTCCTGCACAAACCAGCTTTGGGACGCGGAGCGCTACATCGCCGATTTCCCTCTCGCCCATGTACGGGAGATCCATCTCGCGGGCCATACGCGCGAGATTGACGATAAGGGGCGCCCGCTGCTTATCGACACCCATGACAAACTCGTCGACGAGCTGGTGTGGAATCTCTTCCGGAGGGTCATCACGCGCACGGGGCCCATCCCGACGCTGATTGAATGGGACGCCAACATTCCCCCGTGGCGCGAACTCGCGGCCGAGGCCGCTATGGCTGACGTCCTGATGGGCGCGCTCGAAACGAAGGAAGTTCGTCGTGCTGCTATCGGCTGA
- a CDS encoding sigma-70 family RNA polymerase sigma factor produces the protein MASGNQKGNPLLRVVGGSQTSRHADSTSAKRDVEWSIFMARAQAGDGEAYRRLLTEITPYLRLLVGRHHRSPQDVEDTIQDILLTIHSVRQIYDPTRPFTPWLVAISRRRIIDRLRQQGRSARRETPLNEDHETIADAETNLETRADGRSVREAVEKLPPGQREAVTLLKLQEMSLKEAADQSGMSIAALKVATHRALKSLRAILGKGDIT, from the coding sequence ATGGCATCGGGCAACCAGAAGGGTAACCCGCTATTGAGAGTCGTTGGTGGAAGCCAGACCAGTCGCCATGCTGATAGTACTTCGGCGAAGCGCGACGTCGAATGGTCGATCTTCATGGCGCGGGCGCAGGCCGGCGACGGTGAGGCTTATCGACGGCTTCTGACCGAGATCACGCCCTATCTGCGCCTTTTGGTGGGACGCCATCATCGCTCTCCTCAAGATGTCGAAGACACGATCCAAGACATCTTGCTCACCATCCACTCCGTTCGCCAGATATATGACCCGACACGTCCCTTCACACCCTGGCTTGTGGCAATCAGCCGTAGACGGATCATTGACCGGCTGCGGCAACAAGGACGTTCCGCTCGTCGCGAAACGCCATTGAACGAAGACCATGAAACCATTGCTGACGCTGAGACGAACTTAGAGACGAGAGCTGATGGACGATCGGTGCGCGAAGCGGTGGAGAAACTGCCGCCAGGCCAACGAGAAGCCGTCACGCTCCTGAAGCTCCAGGAGATGTCGTTGAAAGAGGCTGCGGATCAAAGCGGTATGTCCATCGCGGCGTTGAAGGTCGCGACGCATCGGGCTCTCAAGAGTCTCCGCGCGATTCTTGGCAAGGGTGATATTACGTGA
- a CDS encoding DoxX family protein: protein MSASTLHALSSLRSGCIGRFAEMLQSWIGRIGVIVAPPILRIALAVPFFKSGLTRWDGFLSLSPSTAFLFENMFKLHIFGSEYPFPMPIVVAHLVGMAEITLPILLVLGLGTRFVALGLLTMTGVIQLTVPEGWANFHLPWASMALAIMALGPGRLSLDATLSAVAKRAFGKTK from the coding sequence ATGAGCGCCAGCACATTACATGCACTGTCTTCCCTTCGATCGGGCTGCATCGGTCGATTTGCGGAGATGTTGCAATCCTGGATCGGCAGAATTGGTGTGATCGTGGCGCCGCCGATTCTGCGGATCGCGCTCGCCGTTCCATTCTTCAAGTCAGGGCTGACGCGCTGGGACGGTTTCCTGTCCTTGTCACCGAGCACCGCTTTCCTCTTCGAGAACATGTTCAAGCTTCACATCTTCGGCAGCGAGTATCCGTTCCCGATGCCAATTGTCGTTGCGCATCTGGTGGGGATGGCGGAGATCACGCTGCCGATCCTGCTAGTTCTCGGCCTGGGCACCCGCTTCGTCGCGCTCGGGCTTCTGACGATGACAGGCGTCATCCAGCTTACCGTCCCCGAAGGCTGGGCGAACTTCCATCTGCCATGGGCCTCGATGGCGCTCGCCATCATGGCGTTAGGGCCGGGCCGTCTATCCCTCGATGCGACCCTCTCCGCCGTTGCAAAGCGCGCATTCGGGAAAACGAAATGA
- a CDS encoding NrsF family protein, whose amino-acid sequence MITTPDLIASLSANATPVRRLRPPVLRACFWLALAALVLVLLGISHGLRPDFAKQLADRVYVVGLVASLLTGVLAAVAAFMLSLPDRSRLYSLLPLPSLLVWMSTVGVGCLTDWVSVGPAGMQMGEAVSCFATLVLTSLPLSLALLVMLRYTARLRPIAVIWMGSVAVGALTASALSLFHDIDATVMILMWNLGAAILIIALGRIFGRRMLSWVAPQPLDRFT is encoded by the coding sequence GTGATCACGACCCCAGACCTCATTGCCTCTCTCAGCGCGAATGCGACGCCCGTGCGCCGCCTGCGACCGCCGGTTCTGCGCGCGTGCTTCTGGCTCGCCCTGGCGGCCCTGGTTCTCGTCCTGCTCGGCATCAGCCACGGCCTGCGTCCGGACTTCGCAAAGCAGCTCGCCGATCGCGTCTACGTGGTTGGACTTGTTGCCTCTCTGCTGACAGGTGTGCTGGCAGCCGTTGCTGCGTTCATGCTCAGCCTCCCCGATCGTTCACGCCTGTACAGCCTCCTGCCTCTGCCGAGCCTGCTGGTCTGGATGTCGACCGTCGGCGTCGGTTGCCTGACCGATTGGGTCTCCGTAGGCCCAGCGGGCATGCAAATGGGCGAGGCGGTATCGTGCTTCGCGACGCTGGTGTTGACCAGCCTGCCGCTGTCCTTAGCGCTGCTTGTCATGCTGCGTTACACCGCTCGGCTGCGCCCGATTGCCGTAATCTGGATGGGCAGTGTCGCCGTTGGAGCGCTGACCGCAAGCGCCCTGTCTCTGTTCCACGACATTGACGCAACTGTCATGATCCTCATGTGGAACCTCGGGGCCGCAATCCTGATCATCGCCCTTGGCAGGATCTTTGGACGACGAATGCTGTCCTGGGTGGCGCCCCAGCCGCTGGACCGTTTCACATGA
- a CDS encoding HvfC/BufC N-terminal domain-containing protein, giving the protein MLLSADRQREFAAALLDPERPTPSGIIGPDGDVCPKRFAVYRNNVVVGLTEILKAAYPAARRLVGEEFFDAMAGIYVRAEPPRSPILLEYGGTFPAFVETFPPAASVPYLADVTRIEWAWVLAYHAAEACPLSSGSFANIAADELPGLRLLLHPSVQVCRSSMPALTIWRMNAEEGEPGQVTLDDEGEDTLVVRPDATVEVRSLPPGAADFIGALDAGHTVADATQLATACDRRFDLTANIAGLIDAGALFAFQTRTGICLDAQGS; this is encoded by the coding sequence GTGCTGCTATCGGCTGATCGGCAGCGGGAATTTGCGGCCGCTCTGCTCGATCCAGAGCGCCCGACGCCGAGCGGGATCATTGGTCCCGATGGTGACGTCTGTCCGAAGCGCTTCGCGGTTTACCGAAACAACGTCGTCGTGGGCCTCACCGAGATACTGAAGGCTGCTTACCCCGCGGCACGGCGATTGGTCGGGGAAGAGTTCTTCGACGCAATGGCGGGGATTTATGTCCGCGCCGAGCCGCCGCGGTCGCCGATCCTTCTCGAGTACGGCGGGACATTTCCTGCGTTCGTTGAGACGTTTCCCCCAGCCGCAAGCGTGCCCTATCTGGCCGATGTGACGCGCATCGAATGGGCTTGGGTCTTAGCCTACCACGCGGCGGAGGCCTGCCCGCTCAGTTCGGGCTCCTTCGCCAACATAGCGGCTGACGAGCTTCCTGGCCTTCGCCTCCTGCTTCACCCGTCCGTCCAGGTTTGCCGTTCCAGCATGCCGGCACTCACGATATGGCGCATGAATGCTGAGGAGGGTGAGCCTGGACAGGTGACGTTGGATGATGAAGGCGAAGACACCTTGGTCGTTCGGCCGGACGCGACTGTCGAAGTTCGATCTCTGCCGCCGGGAGCTGCGGACTTCATCGGCGCGCTCGACGCTGGGCACACCGTCGCGGATGCGACCCAGTTAGCCACCGCCTGTGATCGCCGTTTCGACCTTACCGCGAACATCGCCGGTCTTATCGACGCCGGCGCGCTCTTCGCCTTTCAGACGCGCACGGGCATCTGCCTTGATGCGCAAGGATCCTAA
- a CDS encoding DUF2274 domain-containing protein: MTKLKLGTLPDDKPVKVSLELPASVHRDLVAYAEVLGRTTGRPVSDPAKLIAPMIQRFMATDRAFAKARNDRAQP, from the coding sequence GTGACGAAGCTCAAACTCGGGACGCTCCCGGATGACAAGCCAGTAAAGGTCAGCCTCGAATTACCCGCCTCCGTGCATCGCGACCTGGTTGCCTATGCCGAGGTGCTGGGACGGACGACCGGACGCCCTGTCTCAGATCCCGCCAAGCTGATCGCGCCGATGATCCAGCGCTTCATGGCCACTGATCGCGCCTTCGCCAAGGCGCGAAACGATCGTGCCCAGCCTTAA